The uncultured Methanoregula sp. genomic sequence GATACGATGATGAACTCGATCGAAGGGACCGTCAAGGCCATTGTCTGCTCACACGGCCACCTCGATCATATCGGGGCGATCCCGAAACTTGCGCACCGCTACAATGCACCGATCATCTCGACACCCTACACAACGGAACTGATCCGGCAGCAGATCTCCGGTGAACAGAAGTTCGGGGTGAACAACAAGCTCTTCGCGCTCAAGGCCGGCCAGCGGTTCACGATCTCCCAGAACCTGGTTCTTGAGTTCGTCCGCACCCAGCACTCGATCATCGATACGGTGACCCCGGTGCTCCACACGCCGCACGGTGCCATTGTATACGCACTTGATTTCAAGCTCGACCGGACTCCGGTCATCGGTGAACCCCCGGATTTTGCCCGGCTCCGCCAGATCGGAAAGGAAGGTGTCCTTGTCCTGATCGTTGAATCTACCAACATCGGCAGGAAAGGGCGGTGCCCGAGCGAGCGGATCGCCCGCGATCTCGTGCGCGACACCATCACGAGTTACGAGGATGACAAGAACGCGATCATCGTCTCCACGTTCTCCTCCCATATCTCGCGTGTCAAGACGATTGCGGAGTGCGCCCACGAGATCGGGAGAAAACCGGTCCTCCTGGGCCGTTCGATGGAGAAGTACGCGGTCACGGCAGAACAGATGAAACTCGTCTCGTTCCCGGAGACCACGAGCGTCTTTGGCAACCGGCGGACGGTTGACCGGACCATGCGCAGGATGATGAAGGCCGGAAAGGAGAGTTTCCTCCCCATCGTCACCGGGCACCAGGGAGAACCCGGTTCAATCCTCACCCGTATTGCATTGGGGGACACTCCTTACCAGCTCACACCCGGCGACAAGGTCGTCTTCTCGGCAAATGTCATCCCGAACCCGATGAACTATGGCCAGCGCTACATGGTCGAAGCGAGGCTGAAACTTGTCGGGGCCCGGGTCTTTGAGGATCTCCATGTCAGCGGCCACGCGTACCGTGAGGATCATTACGAGTTCCTCCAGATGCTGCAGCCGCAGCACGTCATCCCGGCACACGGGAGCATGACGATGACGGCAGAATACACCCAGTTTGCCGGGGATATGGGCTATACTGCCCATTCGACCGTCCACCTCATGAGGAACGGCCAGCGGCTCAAGATCAATTAACGAGGAAAGATCAATGTCGGAACTATCACCTTACCTGGAATCGGCTGCAAAAACAATCGATCGCATGATCGACCGGTATTTCGTCGACAAAACGGGTGAACTGAACAAGGCATCGGCCCACCTGCTCGCTGCAGGAGGGAAACGACTCCGCCCTGCTGTCGTGATGCTTGCCGCGGATGCAGTGAAGCCGGGGAGTTCGGATGATCTCCTGCAGGCAGCCCTCGCTCTCGAGGTAACGCACACCTTCACGCTCATCCACGATGATATCATGGATGATGACAGCCTGCGCCGCGGCGTACCGACCGTTCATACGAAGTGGGATATGCCCACCGGCATCCTTGCCGGCGATGTTCTCTATGCCCGCGCCTTCGAACACATCTGCATGGTAAATGCCGCAAATGAAGCGAAAGTCCGTGCGGTGACTATGCTTGCCAGGGCCTGTGCCGACATCTGCGAGGGCCAGCATATGGACATGTCCTTTGAGCACCGTTCCGATGTTGACCAGCACGAGTACATGGAGATGGTGAGAAAGAAGACCGGGGTCCTGTATGCTGCGGCAGCCGGGATAGGGGCAGTTCTTGCCGGCGGTACTGCCGTGCAGGTAAAGGCGCTCTACCAGTTCGGTCTCAACACCGGCATTGCGTTCCAGATCCAGGACGATCTTATCGATCTTCTCACCCCTGCGGAAAAGAGCGGGAAGGACCAGGCCTCCGATCTCCGCGAGGGCAAGCAGACGCTCCTGATGATCAAGGCCCGTGAGAAAGGCCTCGATCTCTCGAAATACCGGCGTGACCTGTCGCCAGCCGACATCGACGTTGCCATAAAGGAACTGACCGAAGCGGGAGTTATTGACGAAGTGAAGAAGATCGCTGGCGATCTTGTTGCTGCCAGCAACAAACACCTCTCACTTCTCGCCCCCTCAAAAGAACGCCAGCTCTTAATGGACATCGGCGAATACTTCGTTACCCGGAGCTATTAGGATGGCAGGGGAAGACCCAAAGGAGCTCCTCTTTTTATGTGCACTCCAGAATGCTGTCAGGCATGGTGGTGTGCCACAGGCAGGAGCGGTTATCGGTATGGTCATGGGTGCCCACCCGGAACTGCGGAGCAGGGCAAAGGAAGTCTCGGCGCTCGCCAAAGAAGCGATCGCTGACGTGGCAGCCC encodes the following:
- a CDS encoding RNase J family beta-CASP ribonuclease is translated as MDIEIIAVGGYDEVGRNMTAVRCGKEIVIFDMGLRLDQVMIHEDAEIENMHSLDLIKIKAIPDDTMMNSIEGTVKAIVCSHGHLDHIGAIPKLAHRYNAPIISTPYTTELIRQQISGEQKFGVNNKLFALKAGQRFTISQNLVLEFVRTQHSIIDTVTPVLHTPHGAIVYALDFKLDRTPVIGEPPDFARLRQIGKEGVLVLIVESTNIGRKGRCPSERIARDLVRDTITSYEDDKNAIIVSTFSSHISRVKTIAECAHEIGRKPVLLGRSMEKYAVTAEQMKLVSFPETTSVFGNRRTVDRTMRRMMKAGKESFLPIVTGHQGEPGSILTRIALGDTPYQLTPGDKVVFSANVIPNPMNYGQRYMVEARLKLVGARVFEDLHVSGHAYREDHYEFLQMLQPQHVIPAHGSMTMTAEYTQFAGDMGYTAHSTVHLMRNGQRLKIN
- a CDS encoding polyprenyl synthetase family protein, producing MSELSPYLESAAKTIDRMIDRYFVDKTGELNKASAHLLAAGGKRLRPAVVMLAADAVKPGSSDDLLQAALALEVTHTFTLIHDDIMDDDSLRRGVPTVHTKWDMPTGILAGDVLYARAFEHICMVNAANEAKVRAVTMLARACADICEGQHMDMSFEHRSDVDQHEYMEMVRKKTGVLYAAAAGIGAVLAGGTAVQVKALYQFGLNTGIAFQIQDDLIDLLTPAEKSGKDQASDLREGKQTLLMIKAREKGLDLSKYRRDLSPADIDVAIKELTEAGVIDEVKKIAGDLVAASNKHLSLLAPSKERQLLMDIGEYFVTRSY